The Streptomyces sp. V3I7 genome segment AACAACTCCTTGGGGCATTACTGAGGGGGTGGTGCCGAGGTGAGCGCGCTGCGGGCCCGTGCCCGGACCCGACGCCCGCCTCGGCCGTCGGAGGGGGTCAGGGGTGGACAGCGGTCCGCTCTCCGGTGGGCGCGGCGCCCGTCACGACGGTGCCGGCGGCGTTGTCGCGGCGCTCCAGCGCGGCCGAGAGGAAGGACAGGAGCAGCGCGGCCGCGGCGAGGACGGCGCCGACCCAGTTGGGGGCGGTGTAGCCGAAGCCCGCGGCGATGACCATGCCGCCGAGCCAGGCGGACAGGGCGTTGCCCAGGTTGAAGGCGCCGATGTTCACGGCCGAGGCCAGCGTCGGGGCGCCGTGCGCCTGGTCGAGGACGCGCTTCTGCAGCGGGGGCACGGTCGCGAAGCCCAGGGCGCCGATCAGGACGATGGTCACCGCGGCCGCGATCTTGTTGTGCGCGGTGAGCGTGAAGAGCGCGAGGACCAGGGCGAGGGCGCTCAGGGAGACGTACAGCATGGGCATCAGCGCGCGGTCGGCGAACCTACCGCCGACGAGGTTGCCGCCGACCATGCCGAGGCCGAAGAGCACGAGCAGCCAAGTGACGGAGCCGTCGGCGAATCCGGCGACGTGCGTCATCATCGGCGCGATGTAGGTGATGGCCGCGAAGACCCCGCCGAAGCCGAGGACGGTCATCGCCATGGCGAGCAGGACCTGCGCGTTCTTGAAGGCGGCCAGCTCGTGGCGCAGATACACGCCCTCGGGCCTCGGCACGTCAGGGATCAGCTTGGCGATACCGGCCAAGCCCACGACGCCGAGGGCCGCGACGATGCCGAAGGTCACGCGCCAGCCGATGTTCTGCCCGATGAGCGTGCCGAGGGGGACACCCACGACGTTGGCGATGGTCAGGCCGGTGAACATCATCGCGATGGCGCCTGCCTTCTTCTGCGGGGCGACCAGACCGGCCGCGACGACCGACCCGATGCCGAAGAATGCGCCGTGGGCGAGCGACGCGACGATGCGGCCGATCAGCATGACCGCGAACACAGGCGCGACGGCGGACAGCAGGTTGCCGATGATGAACAGGCCCATCAGCACCAGGAGCATCCGCTTGCGCGAGATCTTGGTGCCGAGCACGGTCATCAGCGGAGCGCCGATCACCACGCCGAGCGCATAGCCGGTCACCAGCAGGCCGGCCGAGGAGATGGAGACCCCGAAGGTGCCCGCGACCTGGGGCAGCAGCCCCATGATCACGAACTCGGTCGTTCCGATTCCGAAGGCCCCGATCGCGAGGGCCAGAAGCGCGAGAGGCATGTGGGGGTACACCCTTCCCAAACGATTGCAGGAGCGCTTTGCGTGCGTCCACAATAGTTGCAGACGCGGCATAACTGCAACCGCTGGCAATTGCGGCACTGCCCTATCCTGGTCTCAGCCGCTCCGGGACGGAGGAAACGCCAATGACAGCGACGGACCCCGCACTCACCGCCCTGGCCCAGGGCTGGTCCGCTCTTGCACTGCTGCACGGGAGGATCGAGGCGCATATCGAGCGCGCCCTGCAGGCCGAGCACGACCTGAGCGTGCGCGAGTACTCCCTGCTCGACGTGCTCAGCCGGCAGCACGACGGCGAAGGGGGCCATCTGCAGATGAAGCAGGTCGCCGACGCGGTCGTCCTCAGCCAGAGCGCGACCACCCGGCTGGTCACCCGGCTCGAGGACCGCGGGCTGCTCGAGCGCTACCTGTGTCCGACCGACCGCCGCGGCATCTACACGAACGTCACTCCCGCGGGTCTCCGCCTGCTCGAAGAAGCCCGTCCGACCAATGACGCGGCGCTGCGGGAAGCCCTCGACACGGCGGCCCTGAACCCCGAATTGGCGCCGCTGGTAAAGGTCGTGGAGTCACTGAGCGTACCGGCGCAGGTCGGGGAGTGACTGGGCGCGCACGTCTAGAGTGCGGCCATGGGAGATCTTGAAATACGCGCGGCCGTCGCGGACGACGTCGCCGCCATCGTGGCCATGCTCGCCGACGACCCGCTGGGCGCGCAGCGCGAGTCACCGGACGACCTGGCGCCGTACCTGGCCGCGCTGGAGCGGCTCAGCGCCGACCCGAACCAGCGCCTGGTCGTGGCCACGCGCGAGAGCCGCGTGGTCGGCACGCTCCAGCTCACGATCATTCCGGGGTTGTCAAGGCGGGCCTCGACCCGGTCGATCATCGAAGGCGTCCGCATCCACGCCGACGAGCGAGGCAGTGGCCTGGGGTCGCAGCTCATCATGTGGGCGGTCGATGAATCCCGCGCACAGGGCTGCCAGTTGGTGCAGTTGACGTCCGACGCGTCGCGCACGGATGCCCACCGCTTCTACGAGCGCCTCGGCTTCGAGGCCTCGCACGTGGGCTTCAAGCTCCAGCTCTGAGCGCCGCCGGGCGGCCTGTTTGCCTGTTTCACGTGAAACAGGCCGCTCCTGCGATCGGGGTGCGGGATGGCCGGGGCTCGGTCCCGTGCGACGCTCTAGCCGATGCCGCGCCAGCCGTCCGGGTCCACGCCGCCCGGCACCGGGGCTTCCTCGTCGTATGGCTGGCGCGTGAACACGAAGGATCCGAGGTCGAGATGGCTCACGGATCCGTCCGGGCGCCGGACGGCTCGCAGTAGCTCTCCGGCGTAATAGCCCTCCAGGCCGGCCCAGGTGCCGTCACCGTTGGACCGGAAGCGCGCGCGACGGCCGGTGCCGGAGAGCGGCTCCAGTGCGATGAGCCCGTCAGCCGTCACCCGCAGCGCGAACGCCTGAGTGCCCCAGCACCACGGGCCCGCCAACTCCAGGACGGAGCGCTCGACTTCACGCAGCGGGCGCCACGGCTCGGGAATCCTCGGCTCGGCCTCGGCGACGATGCGTACGAGATCGGCACCCACCGCGGACAGCAGCGGGCCGGAGGTGCAGTTGGCCAGCACCACGGCGGCCACATCGTCCGCCACGCTGATGGTGAGGTTGGCCAGGAACCCGGGCAGCGAGCCGGAGTGCCCCACGAGGAGCCTGCCGTCACGGTGCTGGATCTGCAGGCCCAGGCCGTACGTGGCGCCGCCCGCCACATCCTCCGCCGCGGCAGGAGCCGCGGGGGTCCGCATCTCACGGACCGATTCCGCGCTCAGCACCTGGTCGTCGCCGTGGGCCAGGAAGGCGGCGAAGCGCGCCAGGTCACCGGTGGTGGACCAGAGCTGTCCGGCAGGCGCCATGCGCCCGAGGTCCTCCATGGGCTCGGGCAGCAACGCGTCGGCCCAGGGATGTACGGCCCAGCCACTCGCGTGAGGCGCCTGCGGCTGAGCGCTCGTACGGTGAAGCCCCAGGGGTTCCAGCACCTCACGCCGCAGGGCCTCGTCCCAGGGAGCGCCGCGCAACTGCTCCACCAGGGCGCCGAGCAGGGTGTATCCCGGGTTCGAGTAGTGGTGCCGCCGACCGACGGGATGGACGAGGGGTCGGTCACCGAGGACGTCGCTGAGTTCAGGGCGCAGGGAACCCGGGGTGCGTTCCCACCAGGGCGCAGGAGACTCGGCCGCCAACCCACCGGTGTGCGCGAGCAGTTCGGCGACGGTGGCCTCACCCGCGCCGGTGCGCGGAAGATGCTTCTCCAACGGGTCGCCCAGGTCGAGCACACCCTCGTCGCGCAGCCGCAGCACCAGGACGGCGATGAACGTCTTGGTGATCGACCCGATCCTGTACTGCACCGTCTCGTCGGGGACCTCCCCGTCCACCGAGGTCCGTGCGCCGTGCCACACAGCGTGCCCGCCCCGCACCACCGCGGCCACGAGCGACGGCGCCCGCCCCTCGGACTGCGCCACGGCGATCCGGTGCACCAATGCCCGCTGTGTACTGGGAAGCAGCTCTTCTGGAGATGTCGTCATGCCCCAAGTCCATCCGGTGGGGCGGCAGTACGTCGAGTTCATTCCTGGGATGGGCGGCCGAGAGGCTCACGCGCGCGGCCGAGTCCCGCCATTATCCGGCGGGAGGGCGAGCCAGGGATCAGGTCTGCGCCATGTCCACGAAGCGCGAGTAGTGGCCCTGGAAGGCGACCGTGATCGTCGCCGTCGGACCGTTACGGTGCTTGGCGACGATCAGGTCCGCCTCGCCCGCGCGCGGGGACTCCTTCTCGTACGCGTCCTCGCGGTGCAGCAGGATGACCATGTCGGCGTCCTGCTCGATGGAGCCGGACTCACGCAGGTCGGAAACCATCGGCTTCTTGTCCGTGCGCTGCTCGGGACCACGGTTCAGCTGCGAGAGCGCGATGACCGGGACCTCCAGTTCCTTGGCGAGCAGCTTGAGGTTACGGGACATGTCCGAGACCTCCTGCTGACGGCTCTCGGCGCGCTTCGAGCCGCCGGACTGCATCAGCTGGAGGTAGTCGATGACGACCAGGCGGAGGTCGTTGCGCTGCTTCAGACGACGGCACTTGGCCCGGATCTCCATCATCGACAGGTTCGGGGAGTCGTCGATGTAGAGCGGGGCGGCCGAGACGTCCGGCATCCTGCGCGCCAGACGCGTCCAGTCCTCGTCGGTCATCGTGCCGGAGCGCATGTGGTGCAGGGCGACGCGGGCCTCGGCGGACAGCAGACGCATCGCGATCTCGTTGCGGCCCATTTCGAGGGAGAAGATGACGCTCGGCAGGTTGTTCTTGATCGACGCCGCGCGCGCGAAGTCCAGTGCGAGCGTCGACTTACCCATGGCCGGACGGGCGGCGATGACGATCATCTGGCCCGGGTGCAGACCGTTCGTCAGCGAGTCGAAGTCCGTGAACCCGGTGGGCACACCCGTCATCTCGCCGCTGCGCGAACCGATCGCCTCGATCTCGTCGAGGGCGCCTTCCATGATGTCGCCGAGCGGCAGGTAGTCCTCACTGGTCCGCTGCTCGGTGACCGCGTAGATCTCGGCCTGCGCGCTGTTGACGATCTCGTCGACGTCGCCGTCGGCCGCGTATCCCATCTGCGTGATGCGCGTGCCGGCCTCCACCAGGCGGCGCAGGACGGCGCGCTCGTGGACGATCTCCGCGTAGTACTCGGCGTTCGCCGCCGTCGGCACCGTCTGGACGAGAGTGTGCAGATACGACGCGCCGCCGACCTTGTTGATCTCACCGCGCTTGGTGAGTTCGGCCGCGATGGTGATGGGGTCGGCGGGCTCGCCCTTGGCGTAGACGTCGAGGATCGCCTGGTAGATCGTCTCGTGGGCCGGCTTGTAGAAGTCGTGGCCCTTGAGGATCTCGACGACGTCGGCGATGGCGTCCTTGGACAGCAGCATGCCGCCCAGGACGGACTGCTCGGCGTCCAGGTCCTGCGGCGGCACCCTCTCGAAGGAGGAACCCCCGCCCTCCCATGAGTCGCTCTCACGCCCCCGGTCGTGCTGCTCGTCACGGCCGCGGCCGCCCCCGTCACCACGTCGGCGGGAGGCAGGCAGACGATCAACGGGTGCGCTGTCGGCCCACGGGTCGTCCAAGGGCTCGGAAATGCTCACCGAGCCACCTCCTCCCGTCCGCCCAGCGGACCCTCGCCATGCCCCTCTGTTCTACGGCACGGCACTGACAAATGAGACGCCCAACTCCGGTTCTGACGCGTCAGTTTTGTGACGTTTCCCAGGCCGACGCAGGGAGCAGGCGCCGGACCACGGTAGGCCTCTCGGCACCGTCAGCCAATCTGGTTATCCACAGGCCCTGTGGACGACGGCTCTGATGCTGTGGAGAACCTGGCAAAACCTGTGCACGACCCGGTGGACAGCGCTGTGAACAAGCCCTCGATCGCGCCCATGCCAATACCCTGACCTGGTCTTTTAGCGTCCACTGGCTGTGCAGAAGAAAAACTTTTCCCGCCGAACCAAGATCACTTCGAACGGCGCGCGAAAGCGTGCGGCCTACAAACGAGAGTAATAGGCGCAATGTATTTGTGTCACTTACCTGTGGATGGTTAGATTGGTGCTCATGCCCCAGGCTCCCGCGATACCCAGCGCCGCCCGTCGACGTCATGACCGAGAGATCATCGCGCTGGCCGTGCCGGCCTTCGGCGCACTCGTCGCCGAGCCCCTCTTCGTCATCGCGGACAGCGCGATCGTGGGCCACCTCGGCACCGCCCAGCTCGCCGGGCTCGGCGTGGCCTCGGCCCTCCTCACGACCGCCGTGAGCGTCTTCGTCTTCCTCGCGTATGCGACCACCGCGGCCGTCGCCCGACGCGTCGGTGCGAACGATCTCCAGTCCGCCATCCGGCAGGGCATGGACGGCATCTGGCTCGCGCTGCTCCTCGGTGCCGCCGTCATCGCCGTCGTGCTGCCCCTGGCTCCCGCCCTGGTGGACCTCTTCGGCGCCTCGTCCACCGCGGCCCCGTACGCCACCACCTATCTGCGGATTTCCTCGCTCGGCATCCCCGCCATGCTGATGGTGCTCGCGGCCACCGGCGTCCTGCGCGGCCTTCAGGACACCCGGACCCCGCTCTACGTAGCGGTGGCGGGCTTCATCGCCAACGGCGCCCTGAACGCAGCGCTCGTCTACGGCGCCGGACTCGGCATCGCCGGTTCCGCCTGGGGCACCGTCATCGCCCAGTGCGGCATGGCGGCGATCTACCTCGCCGTGGTCGTCCGCGGCGCCCGCAGGCACGGCGCCTCCCTGCGACCCGACGCCGCCGGGATCCGGGCCTCCGTCCAGGCCGGCGTCCCGTTGCTCGTCCGTACGCTCTCGCTGCGGGCGATCCTCATGATCGCCACGGCTGTCGCCGCCCGCCTCGGCGACGCCGACATCGCGGCCCACCAGATCATCCTGTCCCTGTGGAGCCTGCTGGCCTTCGCCCTCGACGCCATCGCCATCGCAGGTCAGGCCATCATCGGGCGCTATCTCGGCGCCGACGACGCGGAGGGAGCCCGCGAGGCCTGCCGCCGCATGGTCCAGTGGGGCCTCGCAGCAGGAGTCGTCCTCGGGATGCTGGTAGTGGCCGCCCGGCCGCTCTTCCTGCCGGTGTTCACCAGCGACTCCATCGTGAAGGACGCGGCGCTGCCCGCCCTCGTCATGGTGGCGCTCTCCCAACCGATCTGCGGGGTGGTCTTCGTCCTGGACGGCATCCTGATGGGTGCCGGCGACGGGCCGTACCTGGCCTGGGCCATGGTCGCCACCCTCGCGGTCTTCATCCCGGCGGCACTGCTGGTGCCCGTCCTGGGCGGCGGCCTCACCGCACTCTGGGCGGCGATGGTGCTGATGATGGCGGTCCGGATGCTGACTCTCTGGCTGCGCACCCGCTCCGGACGGTGGATCGTCACCGGCGCGACCCGCTGACCCGTTCGGCTGCCTCAGCGCTGGCGGTTTCACGTGAAACAGCCCCTGATCGTCTTCGGGCACGAAGAAGGGCCGTACCCACTGGGTACGGCCCTTCTCTCAGCTCTTCAAGCCGAGCGCGGCGATTCAGCCCGCGACGACCTCGATGTTGACCTTGGCGGCAACCTCGGGGTGCAGACGCACGGACGTCTCGTGGGCGCCCAGGGTCTTGATCGGCGCACCGAGCTCGATGCGGCGCTTGTCGACCTCGGGGCCACCGGAAGCCTTGATCGCGGAAGCGACGTCGGCGGGGGTGACGGAACCGAAGAGACGACCGGCGTCGCCGGAGCGGACGGCCAGGCGGACCTTGACGCCCTCGAGCTGGGCCTTCACAGCGTTGGCCTGCTCGATGGTCTGGATCTCGTGGATCTTGCGGGCGCGGCGGATCTGCTCGACGTCCTTCTCGCCACCCTTGGTCCAGCGGATAGCGAACTTCCGCGGGATCAGGTAATTGCGAGCGTAACCGTCCTTGACGTCGACGACGTCGCCGGCGGCGCCGAGGCCAGAGACCTCGTGGGTGAGGATGATCTTCATGTTTCGGTCACCCTTCCCTTATCGCGCGGTGGACGTGTAGGGCAGCAGCGCCATCTCACGGCTGTTCTTCACGGCCGTGGCGACGTCACGCTGGTGCTGCGTGCAGTTGCCGGTCACGCGGCGGGCACGGATCTTGCCGCGGTCGGAAATGAACTTCCGCAGCATGTTCGTGTCCTTGTAGTCCACGTACGTGACCTTGTCCTTGCAGAAAGCGCAGACCTTCTTCTTCGGCTTGCGCACAGGCGGCTTCGCCATGGTGTATCTCCTGTGTGATCAAGAAGTTTGGGTAACGACCCGCCCTTGACCCGGCCGGTCCCGGAGGACCTGACACAAAGATCTAGAAGGGGGGCTCGTCCGAGTAGCCGCCACCGCCGCCAGAGCCTCCGCCCCAGCCGCCGCCACCCTGGTTGCCACCGGACGGACCGGAAGCCCACGGGTCGTCGGCCGGAGCGCTGCCACTCTGCTGCTGGCCGCCGCCGGGGCCACCGCCCCAGCCGCTGCCACCCTGCTGGTTGCCACCGCCGCCGTAACCGCCCTGGCCACCGCGACCGCTGGTCTTGGTGACCTTGGCCGTGGCGTTGCGCAGGCTGGGGCCGACTTCCTCGACATCCAGCTCGTAGACCGTGCGCTTGACGCCCTCACGGTCCTCGTAGGACCGCTGCTTCAACCGGCCCTGCACGACGACGCGCATGCCCTTCTGAAGCGACTCGGCGACGTTCTCCGCCGCCTGACGCCAGACCGAGCAGGTCAGGAACAGGCTCTCGCCGTCCTTCCACTCGTTCGTCTGGCGGTCGAAGGTGCGGGGAGTGGACGCGATGCGGAACTTCGCGACCGCCGCACCGGACGGGGTGAAGCGCAGCTCGGGGTCGTCGACAAGATTGCCGACGACCGTGATGACGGTCTCGCCTGCCATGGGGGAACCTCTCGGCGGGTTTGCTCTGGCTGCTTGGTTGCTACTCGAATCCCGAGATCAGCTGAGCGAGAGCTCAGTGGGTCTCGGGGCGGAGGACCTTGGTCCGGAGGACCGACTCGTTCAGGTTCATCTGGCGGTCGAGCTCCTTGACGACCGCAGGCTCGGCCTGCAGGTCGATGACCGAGTAGACGCCCTCGGGCTTCTTCTTGATCTCGTACGCGAGACGACGACGGCCCCAGGTGTCGACCTTCTCCACCTTGCCGCCGCCATCACGGACGACAGACAGGAAGTTCTCGATCAGCGGGGAGACAGCGCGCTCCTCGAGATCGGGGTCGAGGATGACCATCACCTCGTAGTGACGCATGTGGAACCCACCTCCTTTGGACTCAGCGGCCACGGTCGTTCCGTGGCAGGAGGGTT includes the following:
- a CDS encoding MFS transporter, whose amino-acid sequence is MPLALLALAIGAFGIGTTEFVIMGLLPQVAGTFGVSISSAGLLVTGYALGVVIGAPLMTVLGTKISRKRMLLVLMGLFIIGNLLSAVAPVFAVMLIGRIVASLAHGAFFGIGSVVAAGLVAPQKKAGAIAMMFTGLTIANVVGVPLGTLIGQNIGWRVTFGIVAALGVVGLAGIAKLIPDVPRPEGVYLRHELAAFKNAQVLLAMAMTVLGFGGVFAAITYIAPMMTHVAGFADGSVTWLLVLFGLGMVGGNLVGGRFADRALMPMLYVSLSALALVLALFTLTAHNKIAAAVTIVLIGALGFATVPPLQKRVLDQAHGAPTLASAVNIGAFNLGNALSAWLGGMVIAAGFGYTAPNWVGAVLAAAALLLSFLSAALERRDNAAGTVVTGAAPTGERTAVHP
- a CDS encoding MarR family winged helix-turn-helix transcriptional regulator encodes the protein MTATDPALTALAQGWSALALLHGRIEAHIERALQAEHDLSVREYSLLDVLSRQHDGEGGHLQMKQVADAVVLSQSATTRLVTRLEDRGLLERYLCPTDRRGIYTNVTPAGLRLLEEARPTNDAALREALDTAALNPELAPLVKVVESLSVPAQVGE
- a CDS encoding GNAT family N-acetyltransferase, whose translation is MGDLEIRAAVADDVAAIVAMLADDPLGAQRESPDDLAPYLAALERLSADPNQRLVVATRESRVVGTLQLTIIPGLSRRASTRSIIEGVRIHADERGSGLGSQLIMWAVDESRAQGCQLVQLTSDASRTDAHRFYERLGFEASHVGFKLQL
- a CDS encoding serine hydrolase: MTTSPEELLPSTQRALVHRIAVAQSEGRAPSLVAAVVRGGHAVWHGARTSVDGEVPDETVQYRIGSITKTFIAVLVLRLRDEGVLDLGDPLEKHLPRTGAGEATVAELLAHTGGLAAESPAPWWERTPGSLRPELSDVLGDRPLVHPVGRRHHYSNPGYTLLGALVEQLRGAPWDEALRREVLEPLGLHRTSAQPQAPHASGWAVHPWADALLPEPMEDLGRMAPAGQLWSTTGDLARFAAFLAHGDDQVLSAESVREMRTPAAPAAAEDVAGGATYGLGLQIQHRDGRLLVGHSGSLPGFLANLTISVADDVAAVVLANCTSGPLLSAVGADLVRIVAEAEPRIPEPWRPLREVERSVLELAGPWCWGTQAFALRVTADGLIALEPLSGTGRRARFRSNGDGTWAGLEGYYAGELLRAVRRPDGSVSHLDLGSFVFTRQPYDEEAPVPGGVDPDGWRGIG
- the dnaB gene encoding replicative DNA helicase; this encodes MSISEPLDDPWADSAPVDRLPASRRRGDGGGRGRDEQHDRGRESDSWEGGGSSFERVPPQDLDAEQSVLGGMLLSKDAIADVVEILKGHDFYKPAHETIYQAILDVYAKGEPADPITIAAELTKRGEINKVGGASYLHTLVQTVPTAANAEYYAEIVHERAVLRRLVEAGTRITQMGYAADGDVDEIVNSAQAEIYAVTEQRTSEDYLPLGDIMEGALDEIEAIGSRSGEMTGVPTGFTDFDSLTNGLHPGQMIVIAARPAMGKSTLALDFARAASIKNNLPSVIFSLEMGRNEIAMRLLSAEARVALHHMRSGTMTDEDWTRLARRMPDVSAAPLYIDDSPNLSMMEIRAKCRRLKQRNDLRLVVIDYLQLMQSGGSKRAESRQQEVSDMSRNLKLLAKELEVPVIALSQLNRGPEQRTDKKPMVSDLRESGSIEQDADMVILLHREDAYEKESPRAGEADLIVAKHRNGPTATITVAFQGHYSRFVDMAQT
- a CDS encoding MATE family efflux transporter, whose protein sequence is MPQAPAIPSAARRRHDREIIALAVPAFGALVAEPLFVIADSAIVGHLGTAQLAGLGVASALLTTAVSVFVFLAYATTAAVARRVGANDLQSAIRQGMDGIWLALLLGAAVIAVVLPLAPALVDLFGASSTAAPYATTYLRISSLGIPAMLMVLAATGVLRGLQDTRTPLYVAVAGFIANGALNAALVYGAGLGIAGSAWGTVIAQCGMAAIYLAVVVRGARRHGASLRPDAAGIRASVQAGVPLLVRTLSLRAILMIATAVAARLGDADIAAHQIILSLWSLLAFALDAIAIAGQAIIGRYLGADDAEGAREACRRMVQWGLAAGVVLGMLVVAARPLFLPVFTSDSIVKDAALPALVMVALSQPICGVVFVLDGILMGAGDGPYLAWAMVATLAVFIPAALLVPVLGGGLTALWAAMVLMMAVRMLTLWLRTRSGRWIVTGATR
- the rplI gene encoding 50S ribosomal protein L9 gives rise to the protein MKIILTHEVSGLGAAGDVVDVKDGYARNYLIPRKFAIRWTKGGEKDVEQIRRARKIHEIQTIEQANAVKAQLEGVKVRLAVRSGDAGRLFGSVTPADVASAIKASGGPEVDKRRIELGAPIKTLGAHETSVRLHPEVAAKVNIEVVAG
- the rpsR gene encoding 30S ribosomal protein S18, with translation MAKPPVRKPKKKVCAFCKDKVTYVDYKDTNMLRKFISDRGKIRARRVTGNCTQHQRDVATAVKNSREMALLPYTSTAR
- a CDS encoding single-stranded DNA-binding protein, producing the protein MAGETVITVVGNLVDDPELRFTPSGAAVAKFRIASTPRTFDRQTNEWKDGESLFLTCSVWRQAAENVAESLQKGMRVVVQGRLKQRSYEDREGVKRTVYELDVEEVGPSLRNATAKVTKTSGRGGQGGYGGGGNQQGGSGWGGGPGGGQQQSGSAPADDPWASGPSGGNQGGGGWGGGSGGGGGYSDEPPF
- the rpsF gene encoding 30S ribosomal protein S6; translated protein: MRHYEVMVILDPDLEERAVSPLIENFLSVVRDGGGKVEKVDTWGRRRLAYEIKKKPEGVYSVIDLQAEPAVVKELDRQMNLNESVLRTKVLRPETH